gcaggagcctggagcaggtgatgtatgctccagggctgcccccggcccggagcgtacattacctgctcggcaccgcgactgtgtgaggctcccggctcccctcgcttctcatcagccaatcagtgcacggcagcactgattggctgataaggagcgaggggagctaggagcttcacacagctgcggcaccaagcaggtaatgtatgcttcgggccggggctgcggacggcagggggttaaaggggccgagtcacatatctgcagcagaatgaaaattccgctgcgggtatgtgaccccataggccttcactataccaggattcgcagcagatttcactgcaatctcgcagcgtgaaatctgctgcggatccggtacctgTAAGGGCACCCTAAGAAAAGAAAAATTCCCAGAATGTTCCTTATCCCCTATCCTTAGCAAGAGTCTCCTTGGTAAGTGGAGCAGTGTGTTGGCACATGCACCCAATTGCTTCATtaatcaaaggggtactccggcaaaagaTTATTATttgaaatcagctggtgtcagaaagttatatagatttgtaaaatactttcattaaaaaaatctccagtctttcagaacttatcagctgctgtatgtcctgcaggaagtggtgttttctttccagtttgacacagtgctctctgctgccacctctttccatgtcaggaattgtccagagcagtagcaaatctccatagaaaacctctcctgctctgcacagttcctgtcatggacagaggtggcagcagagagcactggaaattgtacaccacttcctgcagaacgtacagcagctgataagtactggcagactagacatttttaaaaataagtatgactttgacaccagttgatctcaaatttgtttttctcttctctggagtacccctttaactgtaatgcCATGGAGATAAGCAAACGCTTTACTTGTCCATCTCCGACAGCTCTGTAGAGAATGAATGTGCCAATATGGTGCTCCACTCGACAGGGAGAGTCGGGCCTCATACGTCATATATCCGTGACTAGGGGGTAAGTTGTTTTCACTGGAATCCCCCATTAATGTATTTACTGACATAAGTTTTAGAAAAAAATCTGCCCCTTTTCATGAATCTCCAGTTCTCCAAAAACCTTTATactttttactagagatgagcgaaccgggttcgggttcatccgaacccgaacgttcggtatttgattagcgggggctgctgaacttggataaagctcttaggttgtctggaaaacatggatacagccaatgactatatccatgttttccacatagccttagggctttatccaacttcagcagccaccgctaatcaaatgccgaaagtttgggttcgctcatctctactttttactATTAGGTTTAGGGGGTCTTGGTAGCAAACCTGGTACTGGACATCAGAATCCTTACCACTACTGATACAACCAGTTACATCATCATCATTGTCTTTTATTTCCCCCCAGTGTGTGATGTTCTGCCCCTTATTATTAACAACCTGGATGTCCGCTTACCCTCCAGCCTGTTGTACAAATACCTGAACAAAGCTGCAGAATTTTATATTAATTATGTGACGCGATCTCCGCAGACAGACGCCCAGCATCAAGGTATGAAGGACTGTGAAAAAAATGTACAAGTGTGTTTTCCTTCTATCTCATTTCTGTGAAATGTGGGAACGTCTGATCATTTTGCATTGTTTGCTGTGAAGTATTTACCCTATATGGGTTATTGATGCTTCATTGTACCCTGATGCTCAGGTACACAAGATACATCGGATTTACTGTCGCCCACCAAACGAAGCTCCCAGAAGTACATTATTGAAGGTCTGACTGAAAAATCTTCACAGATACTGGACCCTTGGGATCGGCTTTTTAAAATCCTGTCTGTGGTTGGAATGCGGTGTGAATGGCAGATGGACAAGGGAACCAGGTGGGATTGTATACGAATCATCCATATTCTGTTGCAGCATCTCACGGTTGTATGGCAATCTATTGCATAAACTATTGTTAAAAGCATACATGctgcaaatagttttttttttttttaaagaaatcaaccaggtgtgtgatcgcaagcagttttctatgtttaaatcaacgttatacatcaggccaaactgtggtccatgatTCCTCTGttatgatatttggtcttttctgtgttttattgAAAATAAGAGAACAAAcactgttcatcatgcaggttgtaaatcagctgagggcaattaacttaggctaattatataatttacttttactaattatagaaaaccgaaaaaaattgcacaattatttagaagtataacaaagtcctttatttacatatacataatttacataaatttataaaaactagggaatttcatgggaaatgacacaaataacacaaggccagagggggagaaagatctcagtgtggtaaatcaatataaaattagaaattataagtgctgcaatatgtgtaccaattgcaacactaccatctGGTGGTTACCGAAATTATAGCAGATGACAAGTATTTAACCTGCAATGCAGTTACAGCATAGATGTAGTATAATATGATATAGTTTAATGGAGGAGAGACTGTTTGTAACCCCTCAGCGGCCAGCCAGGTAATGAATAGAGCACCACAAGTAAGGCCCTACAAATTTCAATTCCTATGCGACCACACAAAAGTACAAGTAAAAGTAAAATGTACTTTTGTGTGATCGCATAGGAATTGAAATTTGTAGGGCCTTACTTGTGGTGCTCTATTCATTACCTGGCTGGCCGCTGAGGGGTTACAAacagtctctcctccattatactatatcatattataCTACATCTATGATGTAACTGCATTGCAGGTTAAATACTTGTCATCAGCTATAATTTCGGTGACCACCAGATGGTGGTGTTACAATTGGTACACATATTGCAGCACttataatttctaattttatattgatttaccactgagatctttctccccctctggccttgtgttatttgtgtcatttcccatgaaattccctagtttttataaatttttgtaaattatgtatatgtaaataaaggactttgttatacttctaaataattgtgcaatttttttcggtTTTCTATATGGTTTTGTTGCACTGTATGTCGTTTAGGCAGGACTTTCTTTTTGGTTGTTttactaattatattatcagatctgcagcttaccagaagacaatgctctttgttatgtaacgattgagtcagtataatgtcactgtgcggTTACagtggttttggtgctgtgtgacaggagagctgaccatacaatgtgagcaccccaggattctctgctactgaatgtggacgcacagcagctgtacacatgtacAGTGAAAGGAGACGCCTAGTAGCCAAATGTTTAACATTGATTTACACCtagaaaacatgaaaaaaataaagcaagtatattgcaaCTGCTGTTGATTTCTTGTAATCTCTTTTAAACCCCTGTGTATGCAATTGCAGACTTTTTACACATGAGATGCTGGTTGTTTTTGTTTGATAATTCGTCTTTTGTTCTACATAGGAATTATAATGATCTTTTTCATCGCGTGAAAGAACTGTGTCGTTACATCAGCAATTTTGACAATGAAGCTCATTCAAAATATAAGAATCAGGTTGTCTATTCCACCATGCTGATCTTTTTCAAGTGTGTCTTCCAGTACATCAGTGCTGTTCAGCCTTCCCTCTTCCAAGGTGCGGGCATTTTGACTATTGTAAAGAAGAGTTTTTTTTACAGAGAAGTTTTTTAGGAAATGTATTTAAATATGAATGATTCTCGGTAAAGATGAACCTTCCTTTTAAGTTTGGGTTCACACAAGCAGGAGTGATCGATATTTAAATCCCACTGCATTGAGAATGTGGATgaagcccgaggactgcctggaaaacatggatactgccataggcactcctcgggctgcatccaccatTTCCAGGCAGTGGGGTTTGGTTTTGTGCAAACCCAAACTCCTGGcattttgctcatctttaattctCAGTGTCGGTATGTAGAGAATCTTTTTAAACTGTATGTCTTCTAAGAGGGCTGCAAAGTGATAGCACCACTAACTGATTCGCTGTACTGAATGTATACGGTCATGTCTTTAAAGGACCAAACACGTCAAACCAAGTTCCCATTGTCCTTCTGGAAGATACATCAAATGTTTTCAGTGACGTTGAGATGAATTCCGGCAAGCACATCCACAAAAGGAGGAAACTTGACAGTCGGGAGAAAACAATGGTATTTTTGGTTTCCTTAGTTTGAATGAAAACACTTGCCGAAAGTAGATGTCGGGTGGCCAGCATACTTTGAAAGTGAACAAATTCAACATAGATATAAATATTATGTGTATCAGGGCAATATGCCAGCATTCCTTtttgaggctgcattcacactacgtatatttcagtcagtattgtggtcctcatattgcaaccaaaaccaggagtggattaaaaacacagaaaggctctgtccacacaatgttgtaattgagtggatggccgccatttaatggcaaatatttcctgttattttaaaacaacggctgtggtattgaaataatggccgttatttactgttatatggcggccttccactcaatttcaacattgtgtgaacagatcctttctgtgtttttaatccactcctggttttggttgcaatatgaggaccacaatactgactgaaatatacgtagtgtgaacccagcctgaaaaacATTAAATGAGTTTTCCAAGGAGTAAACCATACTCGCCCTCCCTGAGCTCCAGCCACTGCTCTTACAACACTGCCTGGAATCTAGTGCTCCCTATGGTGCAACTTCTCTGCTAATCACTGGGTGATAAAACCGCAAGATGTGGAAGTGACAGGGAGCAGTTTAGACATATTTATTTTGGCAGCACTTGCACtgctgtaaaaaacaaaacaaaactggaagatacatacattttttaagaaatcaacaaggcttgtgaccgcaagcagttttgcaatatactctttatTTAGTTTCTTTAGTTTAACGTTTAAATCAAGGTTATACATAtagtttaaatcaacattatacatatggccactaggtgtctcccttttttgtgtatgtgtacagttgTTTAGTACTGTGCTTCCACATTCAGTGGCAGAGAATCCTggaggtgcttgcattgtatggtcagctctcctgtcacacaccaccaaaacctctgtaagcaCAAAGTGACATTATATTGACTCAATTGCTACATAACAacgagcattgtctcctggtaagcatgcagaACTGGTACTatcatttttttatgttgtatATTTTAGTTCACCTAGAGGACTTGAATATATGATTGCTTTCTTGTTAAGTTATGCCGCAGCGCTATCATACCAGACCTGTAGGCCTTCACCAGGCTTCCAGCATCCATTGCCAAAAAAACCACTGTATCCCGCAATTAAATTGCAGGTTGTCCATCAAGTGACATCTTATGGTTTGGCCACACGTACAGATTTGATTACAAacagagccaggaatggatttgaataggggagaaatctcagtctttcttttatgacatgttctatatttatagtctgttcctggctttggcttcaataattgcaatggaaaatctatctgtgtaaacgcacctctAGGGTCCTTTTACCCTTAGGTTGTTTGCCATTAGCGCCGCTAGAGACTCTCTTGCAGCCGATAATcgggcccgtgtaaaaggggcaGCGATCAGCCAAAGGCTGTGTAAATGcccgattatcggctgataatcgGCATCTTTTGTGCCTGCTCAAAAATTCTTTATGggtcacacatctccctgtgtaaacaggggtttATGTGGCCGAGAAAggtaaagagaaactgacagtacattatatatatctgtgctgtcagtttccagatcacaagcagcagtctatacctaCCAGCCACACTGCTTGTTTTCCGGCATCTGGTTCTCTGGTCCTCCAGCCACTGCTGGAATTTTAGgcctctgcctcctccagaaaGGAGTCGGGGCCTGAAGTTCCAGCCAGCATGAGGACCGGAAAGCCAGATCTCAGATCACAAGTAGCGTAGCTGATATGtgtagactgctgcttgtgatttgAAATTGACAGGACAGATATCtatactgtcagtttccagggctgcatgagcaatacaaggatcattcatgcagcccatctgcaAGATTTCTCGTGCCATGTAAAGGCTCCGCAAACGAGCCACTGATCGGTGCTTGCTTGCGTCCCCCATTGACAAGAAATCTGTCCATctaaaacagggatgggaaaccttcggccctccagctgttgcaaaactacaattccgatcatgtctggacagccgaaGCCAACGCTaacgttttgcaacagctggtgggccgaaggttccccatctctgatctaAAAGGACCTTGAGCTTCTGCATCTGATGGCTTAGACTGCAGCATTTAAATGGATAAGGGACAAGGATCAAATCCCATCTGCTAATGGCAAGTGTTAGATGCTTCCATATCGCCATCATGTAAAAGTACATATTGTGTCATTTAAAGGTGAAACCATGTTACTTAATCTGTGGGAAGATGCTCATATGAAATTGTTGTGTATTCTTTAGAGTTCAGATGATGAAGACCTCTCTGGAAAAGGTCGAAGCCGTCATGTGATTGTTAATAAAAATGATCTTGCTAACCCGAGTGAAGTCCTAGAAAGCTTTAAAACTGCAAGAGAGTGCTGGGATCTTCTGCATTCATCTGAAGCTCTTGATAAAGGTAAAACCAGAACTGCAGAAAATAGCTTGGCCAGAGAGAGTACCCATCTAATACTTAACTGGCTTGGTCCTCTCATTGGTCCTGTTTCCCATATACCTTCTTCCATAATGTTTGATCCATATTCAATCTGTCAAAGTGCACTGACATAGCTGCAGACTACTTAAGTACTGACGACTAGGTGCAAAATAACAAAGACGACAACTGCATAGCCCGTCAAGCAGTTTCACTCAGAAGGTGGGCCATTTTGCCATTTTATGTCTTGTTTTAATGACATCATAATGGGTGGACCAATGCGTCCGATTGCACTAGTGCTTACAAATATTTTAAAGACATACTCCTAAATAAATTTCACCATCCAGCCCATTTAGATATCCTATCGTTGGAACACAAATAAAGGGCCAATCCCTTACACCGCaaacttttatttttcacctCGTCACCGACTCTggcatgacaggaactgtccaaggcagaaaaggttttctatggggattagctgcCGCTTtgagcagttcctgtcatggacaaaggtggcagcagagagcactgtgtcagactggaaagaatacaccacttcctgcagaacatatagcagctgataagtacttgaagaattTAGATTTTTTAACTAGAAGTTCATTACGTATgtctaactttctaacaccagttgattatttttttttgccgcaGTACCCCTTTTAAGTAGTCTGCAGCTATGTGAGTACACTTTATTTGGCAGATAGCCGCATTGAGTTTGGATCAAACACACTGTCAGATTAACATGCACTtgttttctttagttttttttaatttttttattggagtcattaaaagttgttttatttagAGTAGGATAGCTTAGAGTGTTACTTGGCCCATTTAGACTTTTCTGTGAGGTGTAATTGATTATTATTAACTACCCTAAGCAGATCTGTATTGGTACATTGTTTAGTGAGCTAGGAAAGTCCTGTGATTAAAACCAATGATTTTAGATTTGACATTTTACTTTACTGTTGTTTTATATGTACTctcattttttttcttgcatgtgAAGAGTTCTCTAGAATTTGTTTACCATGGAAGACTGATACTTGGCTGTGGCTAAGGATATTCCTCACAGATATGGTAATTTACCAGGTAAGCCCTCTTTTGTCTGTGTACAGTGccctaaatgggcactgtcattaaaaacaactttgcatATTTTGACAGACATTAATATCTAGCTTTTTTTTAATtccctttacaaaaaaaaagttttctgagTGTAATTGAAAGTTATAACTGTCCACTAGTTTTCACTGTTGTCAATTCATACTGCGGGCATGGAGAAGTGGGGGTGGGATATTCAGAGCTCTGTGTTGTCAATCACAGTGTAGTTAGTCCAGCAGCAGATTTTTTCGTTCTTTTCACAGCCGTGTATATCTCGAACCGACGCGTGCTGCTGGACTCCCTGCACTGTAAGTGACAGCACAGGACTCAGAatgcccccctacacacacacacacacacttcctgtttttgtttaaagggaaccaatcagcccgtttggtctgatatggttcccttgagcattgtataaagcacctggagcggccccggcacgtaccggccgcggccgcagcaggtgctttgtaacggagaaaatgacttttatttcccggcttgtgactagatacgagcggggaagtagtcatggtgggaggctccccgctcgtatctagtcactgcgctctgcctgtcagcgtgctcagaggggatgattgacaggcagagaggtccgttactggcctctctgcctgtcaatcatcccgcagagtgcgctgacaggcagagcgcagtgactagatacgagcagggagccgcccaccatgactacttccccgctcgtatctagtcacaagTCGggaaataaaagtcattttctccgttacaaagcacctgctgcggccgcggccggtacgtgccggggctgctccaggtgctttatacagtgctcaagggaaccatatcagctcaaacgggctgattggttccctttaagccctgcACTTGTTAATGACAACAGGCAAAATAGCAGAaatggtgacacctagtggccaatattatacacaaagaaaacatttttttttttaatgtgaattACAATTTTTTTAGCTATTGATGCCTCAAAATATGCAAAGTTGTTTTTGATGACACTGCCTGTTTAAAAAAGTATTGATACCTCTTGAATTTGGGGGAAGACTTGAGAAATTGCTGTTTACAGATTCTCTCCATCCAATGTGACAGAGCCTGAGCTATTTTGCAAAGGAGAATGGGCAAAAATTCCAGCCTCAAGATGTGTAAAGCTGGTAAAGGCATACCCCAAAAGCTGTGCAGCTGTAATTGCAAAGATACGTGGTCCTACTAGGCATTTACTTGGGACGTAAAATGTGAATAAAATACCTTATAAGTTTGTGTAATGTGGAAAAGTTCAAGGGgtatgaatatatatttttttgtgctaGAGTTTCTCTTACAGTCCAAAAAAATATGGTACCGGTATTTGTTTCCCAACACATTTGAAAAATCTAGATTATGCCTAATTCAGGTCTTGATATGGATTTGTCTAaatgcccttttacatgggccaactatCTCTAACCAGAGTTTTTAGGAGCCCGCATTCAGCTGATAATCTGTCCTTGTAAAAGAGgaagagatcagctgacaagtgaCCATATGTCGTGATTAATCGCTCACCTGGGCCACACAAATAATTGATGTATCGTCCTCTAGATGTGCAGACGATAACAATGATTTTTACGCCCCCATAAAAGATCAGATTAGCCAACGCTGGATGATTATCGACTGaatgagtgttcctaggaatgttagcaataatctgcccatgtaaaaggacctaaaaggggtattctgctcaggtaaaatacatgttgaatcatcgcCTCTccgggagactaacaattccttccatacttattatcttttcagtttccttcccccacttctgagctgctgctttctgctcaagacaccgaaatctgtgtgtgagctattcactccatctccccctcctccccctctcttccgagacggctcatgtaaacagtgtggCTGACtgcactttgtaatgctgggagtttTAATCTAAGGTCAGTTTGccagtgacctcactgtgattaaccctcccgacATTACAGAGAGCACTGACAACCAGCCaaagacactgtttacatgaggtCAAAAATAGGAATCCCGGCAACTCACCACTTAATCATCATGTAGTTTATTCGGTTACATGCCCAGGCAGTTGACAAAGGCATACCGCCGAAAAGCGTTCTGCTGTTCACACAATTATGGTTATGTAACCGAATAAACTACAAGATGATTAAGTGGTGAGTTGCCGGGATTCCTATTTTTGATTTGTGCTGGGACTACGCTCCTTTCCTCGCGCACCACCTGCATATcacggagtgccgctctgatTCCTTTCCATACCCTGTTTACATGAGGTGTCTCAGGGAGGAGGCGGGAGATTAAAGTGGAGccagagtgaacagctcacacacagttttgtgtgtcttcagcagaaagcagcaggctcaaaactgggggaaaggGACTGAAAAGGgacggaattgttagtctccaggaggcgGGATGATTAAACACCTTGCAtaagctttttttttccctttttcatcTCTAACTTTCattctacttttttttaataacccttgcattgttttactgtttttttttgtactttttgccTTTTGAGAGCTCTCTATTTTTATTTGACAATGAACCTTTCTTCCTAAAGGGACAACACAAGAAAGCAATCAACAGTCTTCATCTCATGGCAGCCTTGCAAGGATCTAATTCACCAACACAGCAAATCATGAATCAAGGAAACTTAGAACAGCAAAGATCTCTTATCCAACTTGCAGCCTGCCACTTTGCCCTTGGGGAGTATAAGGTTGGACAATGAGAATGATTAGATTTGCTTATCGTTATAATCATGTAACATCATCTCCTTTAGTATGTTACTCCAGTGTGATGTATTTGAAATGATCTCTCTATGCCCAGCTTTCTGCAGAGCTTGTGAATTACGTGCAGCAGTATCCCCCCAAAAAACATAGATGCAGCATAAGAGGGAGACAGAAGTGGCCTGAACCTCCACTGGTggagatggattttttttttgacaataaaGCTATTGCTGACCATGCATATAAGATAGCTGTCAGTAAAAAGGTGCACTTCTCTATAAAAGGGACAAGGGTGATCATCAATCATTTATCTATTGTGTAGCAACTTCAGTCACTCATTATAACTTTGCAGCTAACACTAGAAATTAAAGtgagtctgtacccacaatctgacccccccccccccccccaaaccacttgtaccttcggatagctgcttttaatccaagatctgtcctggggtccgtttggcaggtgatgcagttattgtcctaaaaaacaacttttaaacttgcagccctgtgtcaaactgccgtggcctagcatgtgtatgcattaggctggcacaacctctctgtccctcctcctcgccctcctcatcattaggaatgctccaggctgattttctactattcatcacctgtgtcagcacggcacatgggctggatcattaaggcacctgtgcaatgttcagacaggagaaaatgttctaggggcattcctaatgatgaagagggtggggaggagggacagaggggtggtgcaaagttagggcacagattttCTAGGCCAGGGCCGTttgacacggggctgccagtttaaaagtagttttttaggacaataactgcatcacctcccaaacggaccccaggacagatcttggattcaaagcagctatctgaaggtacaagtggtttggggggggacagatttgtgggtacatagtcgcttcAAAGGGAAACTCCAGTGATCCCATAAAAAAGGCACAAAAAAGTATATAGGTGAACTCATCCCCCCAccaattgtttgacacctttcccacttttCTATGCTGTTCCTAGCTCCAGATTCAAACTTCTACAAataatcccagttttacatcatggtatCCGGGAAACTACATCTTGCATGCATTGCATTTGAGAACCAACTACTGGCTACTACTTGCTTGTCAAAAAAAGAgatagagatcatgtgacctctgtctcagaagggaggggggagaacagaagagtggagcaggcagtgaggatttttagcagcttcagggtgtgagtcaggatgtgctgctgacaaacggcccaattcatgtaattcTATTGCACATAAGTTCAGACTAcactggggattgaacagggttaaatctttcttaactagagtacccctttaataacaggtAAACATTACTTAATGCTAGGGACTTTTAAATGGTGAATTTTAAGTTGTCTCACACGTTCTGCATACAGTGCCTTGTAGCAGAATTTACCCAGTTTAGCCTCCAAGAAGGCATCATTGTGCAATTGTAacatgtctaagggccctattccaccggacaattatcgttcagattatcaataaatcgttcaaatctaaacgataatcgttcggttgaaatgcaattaacgattaacgaccgaacgagaaaacgttgatcgctttataagactggacctatttttatctttgctcgttcgcaaatcgttcgcattgaataagacatcgttcggtcgttcgcaatagatacgaaagtCATATCTTTCCTCTTCCTTTTAGCTAACATGTGAGAAGGTCCTGGAGCTGATGAATTTTATTGTGCCCCCACCACAAGAAGCTACTAAGTCTAAGGAGGAGCAGTCTAAAGTGAAGCCTAAATTTAGAAAAGGTATTTGTGTATAGTTCTTCCATTGGAAATATCAGTATAGCCAATTTATTAAAAAGCTCTGTTCACAGTTGTGGTTGTCTCTCTAAGTTATCAGGTTTTCTATAAAACATGCTTTTCATGTATGTGCAGCATATTCAGCTAGTGTTTCTATGTCTGTTCTAGGCACTGACCTGAAGCTCTTGCCTTGCACTAGTAAATGTGTGATGCCTTACTGTCTTCAGCTGTTATTGGCAAGTATAAAGGTCAGTAAACTTGCCTATCAAATTATACTGTAACGCCAAAGATTTTAGTGAGGGCAGCACATGTGCTGGGGTGGAGGCTTACAGAAAATGGGGCGTTTAtgaagtgtcacttttttttttttttaagaatctgTGTAACTGCATATAGTGATGTgggtttttgtgtgtgttttttttcttctttagctCAGAGCGTTCTCTGACAATAGAGATGATATGGCACTTGGTCATTTTATTGTATTACTACAGCATGACTGGCCTAAAGGAGAGAACCTTTTCTTAAAAGCCATCGGAAAGATTTGCCAGCA
Above is a window of Dendropsophus ebraccatus isolate aDenEbr1 chromosome 7, aDenEbr1.pat, whole genome shotgun sequence DNA encoding:
- the INTS10 gene encoding integrator complex subunit 10 isoform X2; translated protein: MAGLGDCEFLVRRARELVQEDTCAARAWLITARTLYPQDFNIQYEMYNIERNAERTASAGRLLYDMFVNFSDQPVVWREISVITAALRNDLQDKQTQFLRGLFEALPGRVQCEMLLKATEQCFNTLERAEMLLLLLRRFPETVVQHGVSLGETLLEAESLEDQESPVNCFRKLFVCDVLPLIINNLDVRLPSSLLYKYLNKAAEFYINYVTRSPQTDAQHQGTQDTSDLLSPTKRSSQKYIIEGLTEKSSQILDPWDRLFKILSVVGMRCEWQMDKGTRNYNDLFHRVKELCRYISNFDNEAHSKYKNQVVYSTMLIFFKCVFQYISAVQPSLFQGPNTSNQVPIVLLEDTSNVFSDVEMNSGKHIHKRRKLDSREKTMSSDDEDLSGKGRSRHVIVNKNDLANPSEVLESFKTARECWDLLHSSEALDKEFSRICLPWKTDTWLWLRIFLTDMVIYQGQHKKAINSLHLMAALQGSNSPTQQIMNQGNLEQQRSLIQLAACHFALGEYKLTCEKVLELMNFIVPPPQEATKSKEEQSKVKPKFRKGTDLKLLPCTSKCVMPYCLQLLLASIKLRAFSDNRDDMALGHFIVLLQHDWPKGENLFLKAIGKICQQGNFQYENFFNYITNIDMLEEFAYLRTQEGGKIHLELIPNQGVLLKHHTVTRGITKGVKEDFRLAMERQVSRCTENLMVVLHRFCINENILLLQCLA
- the INTS10 gene encoding integrator complex subunit 10 isoform X1 → MAGLGDCEFLVRRARELVQEDTCAARAWLITARTLYPQDFNIQYEMYNIERNAERTASAGRLLYDMFVNFSDQPVVWREISVITAALRNDLQDKQTQFLRGLFEALPGRVQCEMLLKATEQCFNTLERAEMLLLLLRRFPETVVQHGVSLGETLLEAESLEDQESPVNCFRKLFVCDVLPLIINNLDVRLPSSLLYKYLNKAAEFYINYVTRSPQTDAQHQGTQDTSDLLSPTKRSSQKYIIEGLTEKSSQILDPWDRLFKILSVVGMRCEWQMDKGTRNYNDLFHRVKELCRYISNFDNEAHSKYKNQVVYSTMLIFFKCVFQYISAVQPSLFQGPNTSNQVPIVLLEDTSNVFSDVEMNSGKHIHKRRKLDSREKTMSSDDEDLSGKGRSRHVIVNKNDLANPSEVLESFKTARECWDLLHSSEALDKEFSRICLPWKTDTWLWLRIFLTDMVIYQGQHKKAINSLHLMAALQGSNSPTQQIMNQGNLEQQRSLIQLAACHFALGEYKLTCEKVLELMNFIVPPPQEATKSKEEQSKVKPKFRKGTDLKLLPCTSKCVMPYCLQLLLASIKLRAFSDNRDDMALGHFIVLLQHDWPKGENLFLKAIGKICQQGNFQYENFFNYITNIDMLEEFAYLRTQEGGKIHLELIPNQGVLLKSSSTTLGLLQQEFMPVLQASIATSDRHHTVTRGITKGVKEDFRLAMERQVSRCTENLMVVLHRFCINENILLLQCLA